In Colletotrichum lupini chromosome 6, complete sequence, a single window of DNA contains:
- a CDS encoding fluconazole resistance protein 1, with product MTTCSSQASQATSSLLWPARLCALFIVLAFISPADANVSQAPFLGPAVGPIAGGFLSQAKGWRWLQGLMAIFTGVLWVLGSLWVPETYVVVILRRKAEVLSKITGHVYVSEFDVGHPNKALLAELRKALLRPWQLLFLEPIVLLCSIFQAIVFGTLYMMFAAFPIVFQQTRGWSNGVGGLAFLGVAVGMMFAVGYSGYDNIRYIKVNKSYDGGAPPEMRLPPALIGSVLLPIGLFWFAWTNGPNIHWIVPIVGSGFFAAGLVLVFLSLMNYLVDSYVIYAASVLAASSVLRSLFAAAFPLFTTNMYHSLGIHWASSVPAFLSLACVPFPFLFFRYGKSIRLRCKYAAQVA from the exons ATGACAACATGCAGCAGTCAAGCATCACAAGCTACTTCATCATTG CTTTGGCCTGCTCGGTTATGTGCTTTGTTCATTGTGCTTGCCTTTATTTCACCTGCTGACGCCAATGTGAGCCAGGCCCCTTTTCTTGGACCGGCTGTAGGCCCAATCGCAGGTGGCTTCCTGAGCCAGGCCAAGGGCTGGCGATGGCTTCAAGGCCTGATGGCCATCTTCACTGGTGTTCTTTGGGTCCTCGGTTCACTTTGGGTTCCTGAGACTTACGTCGTCGTAATCCTGCGTCGCAAGGCAGAAGTTCTGTCCAAAATTACCGGCCATGTTTACGTCTCTGAATTCGATGTTGGTCACCCCAACAAAGCGTTGCTCGCAGAGCTCAGAAAGGCTCTGCTACGACCATGGCAACTCTTGTTTTTGGAGCCTATCGTTCTGCTCTGTTCTATCTTCCAAGCTATTGTTTTTGGGACCTTATACATGATGTTCGCCGCTTTCCCGATTGTTTTCCAGCAAACCCGTGGTTGGTCCAACGGCGTTGGTGGTCTTGCGTTTCTGGGTGTCGCCGTAGGCATGATGTTTGCTGTTGGGTACAGCGGCTACGACAATATTCGTTACATCAAGGTCAACAAAAGCTATGATGGCGGTGCACCTCCGGAAATGAGACTACCCCCTGCTCTGATTGGATCAGTTCTCCTACCTATCGGCCTGTTCTGGTTCGCCTGGACGAACGGACCAAACATTCACTGGATCGTTCCTATTGTCGGATCGGGCTTTTTCGCGGCTGGTCTTGTCCTGGTTTTTTTAAGCCTGATGAACTACCTGGTCGACTCTT ATGTCATATACGCTGCCTCCGTTCTCGCCGCGAGCTCCGTCTTGCGAAGTCTTTTTGCCGCAGCGTTCCCTCTTTTCACCACCAATATGTACCATAGCCTTGGCATCCATTGGGCAAGTTCTGTTCCGGCTTTTCTCTCCCTTGCCTGCGTTCCGTTTCCGTTCCTGTTCTTCAGGTACGGAAAGTCGATTCGGTTGCGATGCAAATATGCAGCTCAAGTTGCCTGA